A segment of the Chitinivorax sp. PXF-14 genome:
AATCAGCTCGAAGCCCTGCTGCACGATCTGCACATCGCCCATCTGCGCGATTCGGCGGCGGTCAGCCTGTCCGGTGGCGAACGCAGGCGCGTCGAGATCGCGCGGGCGCTGGCGAGCAACCCGCGCTTCATCCTGCTGGATGAGCCGTTTGCTGGCGTCGACCCGATCGCGGTGCTCGATATCCAGAAAATCATCCGCTTTCTCAAATCGCGCGGCATCGGTGTGCTGATCACCGACCACAATGTGCGTGAGACGCTCGGCATTTGCGATCGCGCGTACATTATTAACGATGGGTCGGTGCTTGCCGCGGGTAAGCCGGATGAAATTGTTTATAATGAATGTGTGAGGAAAGTTTACCTGGGCGAGCACTTCAGGCTCTAGATCGCGCAAGCTACGCACGGGGCGGGCCCCGAACCGCACCGTCGACAATATGAAGCAATCTCTACAACTCAAACTCTCCCAACATCTCGCATTGACGCCGCAGTTGCAGCAGTCGATCAAGCTGTTGCAACTGTCCACGCTGGACCTGAACCAGGAGATCGAGCGTTTCCTGCAGGAAAACCCGATGCTGGAGCGCGCCGACGAGCCAGGCAGCGCGCCTGACATGCCGTCGCCGCAGGAGTTTTCGAGCGAGGGCGCATCGCAGCCGAGCGACACGCCGGCAGAAGAACCACAAGGCAGCAATGAAGATTTCTCGTCCGATGACTGGGGTGAGCCGAGCTACGCCAGCGCACCACGCGACGACGACGATGACAGCGACTACCAGCAGCAGACGGCCGATGTGCCGACGCTGCGCGAATATCTGGAAGACCAGCTGCGCCTGATGCAGCTCGAGACCCGCGACCGGGCCCTGGTGTCGGTGTTGATCGACAACCTCGACGAGGGTGGCTTCCTGCCTGTGCCGCTCGAAGAGATTCTGGAGACCTTGCCGGAAGAACTGGAAGTCGAGCTCGACGAGCTGCGCATCGCGCTGCATCATCTGCAGAACCTCGAGCCTGTCGGCATCGGCGCGCGCAGCATTGCTGAATGCCTGGTGCTGCAGTTGTCCGGCATGCCGAACACGCCCTCGGTTCGCACCGCACTGCAGATTGCGGAGAAGCATCTCGACCTGCTGGCGAGCAAGGATTACACCCGTCTCAAGAAGTTACTCGGGTGCGACGATGCTGCGCTGAAAGACGCCCAGACCATCATCCGAAACCTGAACCCGCGCCCCGGCGCCGAGTTTGCGCAGAGCGAGAACCGCTACATCGTGCCCGATGTCGTGGTGAAGCAGGTCAAGGGCATCTGGACGGCCAGCCTGAACGGTGCCGCCATGCCCAAGCTCAAGATCAACCGCATGTACGCCAATATCCTGCAGCAGCACCGAGATAATGGCGGCTCGCAACTCGCCATGCAGTTGCAGGAGGCCAAGTGGCTGATCAAGAATGTGGAGCAGCGCTTCGACACCATCCTGCGCGTGGCGCAGGCCATCGTCGATCGGCAGTACCGCTTCTTCGAGCATGGTGAAGTTGCCATGCGGCCCTTGGTGCTGCGCGACATTGCCGAGGCGCTGGATCTGCATGAGTCGACGATTTCGCGCGTCACCACGCAGAAGTTCATGCTCACACCGCGCGGCATTTTTGAACTAAAGTATTTTTTTGGCAGTCATGTAGAGACGGACGCTGGCGGCGAATGCTCCGCCATTGCGATCAAGGCGCTCATCAAACAGCTGGTGGGCGGAGAAGACCAGAAAAAGCCGTTATCAGACAGTGTCATATCCGATTTGCTGGCCAAGCAGGGCATCGTCGTCGCCAGACGCACGATTGCCAAGTACCGCGAAGCCATGCAGATCCCCCCGGTTAACCAGCGCAAGTCCCTGTAACGAAGTAAGGAGAACCTTATGAATCTCAACCTCAGTGGGCATCACCTGGAAATCACGCCAGCCATTCGTGACTATGTGATTTCGAAGCTGGACCGTGTCACCCGGCATTTCGATCATGTCATCGACGTGAACGTCGTGCTGTCGGTCGACAAGCTGCAACAGAAGATTGATGTCAATGTCCACCTGCGAGGAAAAGACATACACGTCGAGGCCACCGATGAAGACATGTATGCTGCCATCGACGCCTTGGCTGACAAGCTGGATCGCCAAGTATTGAAATACAAGGAGAAGTTCCAAGAACGCCGACACGATGGCGGTATCAAGCATCAGCAATTGGGTGAGATGGCCGAAGAGGAATAATCGGTCGAGTCCCCGGTGGTCGTCGCGCCGATGGCGCCGCGCGGCCGCCCAGAGTGGGTAGCAAAGACGTATCGACCAATATGGGCTGTGCTGGATGAGAGGGGCGTTCCGCGCCCCTCTTTTTACTTGTTATGTTCGTCTGGCGTGAGGGCGGGCGTCGCAAGCACGCCACAGCTGCCCGCTCAATACGATGCCTGGCTGGCGCCATGGTGGCAGCGCAGGGCTTAGCGGGCTAGAATTGCCAATATTTGCTGAATTTGGGGCGCCGTGTAGCGGCGTCGTGTATGAGTCTTCTGATCAAGAAAATTCTGCCAGCCGAGAACGTATTCTTCGATCTCGACGTGGCAAGCAAGAAGCGGGTATTCGAACAAGTCGGCCTGCTGTTTGAAAACAACAACAATATCGGCCGCAGCACGGTATTCGATGCGCTGTTTGCGCGTGAGAAACTGGGCTCCACCGGGCTTGGGCACGGCGTGGCTGTGCCACACGGTCGCGTCAAGGGGCTCAAGGAGGCGATCGGCGCCTTCGTCAAACTCAAGCAGGCGATTCCATTCGATGCCCCCGACGGCAAACCGGTGGGTCTGCTGTTTGTCTGGCTGGTGCCGGAAACCGCAACGGATTTGCACCTGCAGCTGTTGTCCGAGCTGGCCGATATGTTCAGCCACAAGCTGTTCCGCGAAAAACTCGAGCAGGCAACCGACGCCGCCGAAGCGCATCGCCTGATCATGGGCTGGGAGCCGTATGCCCCAAATTAGCGTTCAGCAGCTCTACGACGACAACGCCAAGAAGATGCAGCTTACCTGGGTCGCCGGCACGGCCGGGGCCGGTAATCTGCTGACCAACGATATCGTGCAGAAGCCGACGCTGGCGCTGGTCGGGCACCTCAATTTCGTTCACCCGAACCGGGTGCAGGTGCTCGGTGTAGCGGAGATGGACTATCTGCGCGCGTTGGATGGCAACGTGCTGCGTACCTCGATCGAGCATCTGTTCTCGAACCAGATGGCGGCCATGATCGTGGCCAATGGAGAGAGGGTGCCGCAGGTCCTGGTGGATGCCTGCGAGTCGGCATCGGTGCCGCTGTTCAGCTCGCCGGAGAAGAGCCCCTACCTGATGGACGTGCTGCGCTTCTATCTATCGAAGGCGCTGGCAGTGTCCACGGTCTTGCATGGCGTGTTCCTCGACGTGCTGGAGGTGGGGGTGCTGATTACCGGTGACTCGGCCATGGGCAAGTCGGAGCTGGCGCTGGAGCTGATCTCGCGCGGCCACGGGCTGGTTGCCGACGACGCGGTGGAGGTGTTCCGCGTCGCACCGGAAATACTCGAAGGGCGCTGCCCGCCGATGCTGCGTGACTTCCTCGAAGTGCGCGGTCTGGGCATCCTCAACATCAAGGCGATCTTCGGTGAAACGGCGGTGCGCCCGAAAAAGACGCTGAAGTTGATCATCCACCTGCAGAAGGCCAACCCTGAAAACATGGTGATGCTCGACCGGCTGGCTTCGCACGAAGCCACGCAGGATGTGCTCGGCGTACCGGTGCGCCGCGTCATGCTGCCGGTGGCCGCGGGCCGCAACCTGGCGGTATTGGTGGAGGCGGCGGTACGCAACTACATCCTGCAGCTGCGTGGGCTCGACAGCACCAAGGAATTCATCGAACGGCAGCAACGCTATATGGAATCGGGCGAAGGCATGAACTAGACCGGGCCATGTGTGCCTAAACCTGTTGTGCGGCCCGACACTGAATGATTCTCAAGGAAAATACGCGATGCAGTTGATTCTGATTACTGGCCTCTCGGGGTCCGGCAAGAGCGTGGCGCTCAAGATGCTGGAGGACAGCGGCTATTACTGTATCGACAATCTGCCGACGGTTTTCCTGCCGGACATTGCCAGCTACCTGTGTACCGAAGGCAACGAGAAGATCGCCATCAGCGTGGATGTACGCGGAGGGCCGAGCATTGATGCGCTGCCCCAGCAGCTCGATGCTCTGCGGGCGCAGGGGGTCGATGTGCGCCTGCTCTTCCTTGAAGCCAAGCAGGACGCGTTGGTCAAGCGCTTCTCGGAAACCCGTCGCCGTCATCCTCTTGCCATCTCGACCCTGACCGTCACCGAAGCGATCAGCCTGGAGCGCGAGATGCTGGCTAGGGTGGGCGATCTCGGCCATCGTATCGATACCTCCGACCTCAATGCCAATGCGCTGCGCAACTGGGTGAAGACCTTCGTCGAGCTCGATCAATCCCGCGTGACCCTGATCGTCGAGTCGTTCGGCTTCAAGCATGGCATTCCGCTCGATGCCGACTTGGTGTTCGACGTACGCTGCCTGCCCAACCCGCATTACGACCCGGTGCTGAGGCCGTTGACCGGGCGCGATCAACCGGTGATCGACTTCCTGCTGGCGCATGAAGAGGTCGAGGCGATGTATCTGGACATCGAAACTTATGTCGCACGCTGGTTGCCATGTTTCATCAAGGACAACCGCAGCTACCTGACGGTTGCCATCGGTTGCACCGGTGGCCAGCATCGCTCGGTCTATATGGCCGAGCGCTTGAGCAAGCGCTTTGCGGGCGAACAGCAGGTCATGGTGCGGCATCGCGAGCTGCCCTGATGGCTGGCGCAGCCTTGGGGAGCGGCCGCAGAGCGCTGCTGAGCGTGGACAGGCTCTGCCTAGCCTTGCTGTTGTTCGTGTGCCCAGACATGGTGGCCGCGGCGGACTGGCTGGCGATGCGCACCACGGCCGATACCCATCTGCACAGCCTGGACAAATCCCGGCTGCTGATTGATGGTGAAGAAATCACCTATTGGCGCCGTGTGGTGTTTACACAGCCGCAATTGAGCCGCCACGGTCAGGCGGGGTCCGCACTGTTCTACGAACGCCTCGATTGCGCGCGTCACACGCTGCAGATGAAAAACTGGCTGCTGTACGATCAGGCCGGGAAGCTGATTGACCAGGCTGCTGAGCCTGACCGGGAGCCCAGTCCCATCGTGCCGGATTCCCTGGCCGACAGCCTGGAACAAACCCTGTGCCGCATGATCGGCTCGAAACGCCCGGTACCGGGCATGGACAGCGCCGGCCAGCCCTCGGTACAGGTCGGCAGCAATGGAAGACAGCCGGAGGCGGGCCCGGCTGGCGAGCCTGTTCCCACTCCCCGTTAGAGGACGCCATGCTCGATTGCTATGAACAACTGCTCGCCCAGCCCCCGCGGGTCGAGCGGGCCGACGGCAAGACTGTCACGCTTGCGCTGACCGGCGCGTCCGGTATGCCCTATGGCATGCGCCTGCTGCAGTGCCTGCTGGCAAGTGGTGCCAGGGTCTGGCTGCTGTATTCGCAGGTGGCACAGATCGTTGCCAAGCAGGAAATGGACTGGTTGTTGCCGTCACGTGCCGCGGATGTCGAGCAGGCTCTGGCGATGCGTTTCGAGGCGGCCCCGGGACAATTGAAGGTATTTGGGCGTGAGGAATGGTTTGCGCCCGTCGCCTCAGGTTCGCACCCTGCCGATGCAATGGTGGTTTGCCCCTGCACGATGGGTACGCTGGCGGCGATCGCGCACGGCATGAGCGATAACCTGATCGAGCGGGCGGCCGATGTCATGCTGAAGGAACGCAAGCCACTGGTGCTGGTCCCGCGCGAGACACCGTTCTCGGTCATCCATCTGGACAATATGGCGTTGCTGGCGCGAGCCGGGGCCACGATCCTGCCTCCAAATCCCGGTTTTTACACGCACCCGCAGGCCGTGGGTGATCTCATCGACTTCGTGGTATCGCGGATACTCGATCAAATTGGTATCGGCAATGCGCTGATCAAGCGCTGGGGCGGTCTGGAGGATGCCCCTGCATTCGAATGCTGAAGCCCGTGCTGCGGTGTCAGTTGACGGTTTGTGGGGCCAGCTCGTTGTCGATGAACTCGACGGCGATGGTCTGGGGGGGGGGGGTGATCAGATTGGTGACTTGGGTGTAGTCGAGCCCGTAGAACTCGCGGATTGCCTGTAGCAGCGTGACCGGGTTGTGGCGCGTGTGTTCGTCGATCTGGCCAATCACCCAGCGTGCGTTCTGGAAGGCTTCGTCCTGCTGCAGGTTGCTGAGGAACATGCGGTTGCTGCGAACGAAGCCGGATGCCTCCATGACGGCACTGATGCGGTGCCAGTACTGGCTGCAGAGTTCATTCCCATATCGTTCGTAATCAAGGTTGATCACGATGGCTGTATTCATGCTTGGCTATTCGTGGCTATCGGCCTGATTATTTATAGCACAAATGTCTGACAGTGTTACAGATGGTCGTGCGCAGGCAGGATTATATTTTTTGTCGCGCATGGCCAAGCTGCCGGGCCCGGTGGCGATTTCCATGTGAGGTGAGCTGTGGCGCCCTGTCAGCCGTGCTTGCGGCTTTCTCGATATCCTTGCTTGAACGCATGAATCGCCGCCGCAGAGAGGTTGGCGCTGGCAAAGTGGCTGACCTGGCGCGAAGCCTTCGAGAGCGATGTGTAGGCGCAGGAGCCGGCGATCACCGCCGAGCGCACCGGCGTCAGACTGCCTGCGGCGGCGGGTAGGGCGGCGGCGAGCTGGCTCAGCATGGTAATGAAGTTGTCGCGGGCATCGCCGACAACCTTATCGGACCAGCTGGCCCATAGCTGCTGCGTATGCATGGCACTCAGATAGAGGTCGCGTGTCGTGTTCAGGCCGTGCTCGACCTGTTCCTGCCACGGCTCGTGCTCCGGGTCATGGCCTAGCCAGCAGTCCATCAACTGGCGATAGGGGGCGGACTGCAGCAAATGGGTTGGGACGATTTGCGTGTCAAATTGCGCCATCTTGTACCTGCGCGGGTCTGGTCGATCGGCTTGCCCTGGCATTGGCGTGAGGCTTGTGCTCTTGCCTTTGCCGGGCGGTTTGTCACTGATTCTAAAGTAAATATAATTTCGCTTCTAGTCGCCCGGCCGACGTGGGCTGGGGCGCAGGCATTCACTCAGCGTCATCAACATGGCCGCCGTGGCGCCCCAGATGAAGTGTTCGCCATAGGGCACGGCCAGGTAGCTGCCGCTGCGTTCACCAATCTGGTAAGGGTGGCGCTGGTAGTTGAGTGGGTCGAGCAGATGGGCGAGAGGGACTTCGAATGCCTGCTCGACCTCGTTGACGTCGAGCTGCAATGAAAACCCCGGGCGCACCAGCCCGACCACCGGCGTCACCCGAAAACCGGTGATGGTGATGTACTCCGGCAGCCGTCCGGCAAGCATGACATGCGCGCGCGGCAGGCCGACCTCTTCTTCCGCCTCGCGCAACGCCGTGGCTTCCGGGCTCGGGTCATGAGGCTCCGCGCGGCCGCCGGGGAAGCTGATCTGCCCGGCATGCTTGCTCAGGTGATGGGTGCGCTGGGTCAGCAGAATGGTTGGGCCGCTATCGTGAAAGACGATGGGGGCAAGCACGGCCGCCGGGGTCAGCGGGCCTTCGGGGAGTTCCGGGCGGTCACCCCGGTGCATCGGCGGCAAGGGCGCGGCCAGCCGCTCGCGCAGCCACTGCAGGGTTTCGTCGAAAGTCATGGTGATGCTTGGCGGGCCCGCTCCGCTATGGGGATGAATTCATTCTAGCACTGCGGGCGGGGCGTCGCGTCAGGCTTTGGGGAGCTGGAAGTCGCGCACATGGGCGAGCAGGCGCAGGGTCAGCCCCAGCGCCGCAAGGGTATAGATTGACACGTGGCTGACGGCGTCGAGGCGCGACAACGCAAACAACCCCGCCGCGACGAGGATGGCGACGCTGCCGTAGAAGTCCTTGTGCAGGATGAAAGGGACGTCGTTGACCAGCATGTCGCGGATCAGGCCGCCCCCCACCGCGGTCATGAAACCGATGAATACCACGCCGAACAGCCCAAGGCCGCTGTCGAGCGCCAGTTGCGCTCCGGTCAGGCTGAAGGCGACCAGCCCTGCCGAATCCGCCACGATGAACAGCCTGGATAGCCAGACGTGGCTGCGGCGGTGCAGCTGTACCACCCAGGCCACACCCAGCGTACCGAAAATGGCCCACAGAGGCCGGCTGTCGAGGAAGATGCGGGGCAGGTGGTTGAGCGTGACATCGCGCACGATGCCGCCGCCAATCGCGGTCAGCAACGCGAGGATGACGATGCCCAGCAGGTCGAAACGCTTGCGCACGCCGATCAGATAGCCGCTGACGGTGAATGCGATGGTGCCGACGACGGACAGCAGTTCCACGGGATGGCTGGCTCAGGCTGCCGGCAGGCGGGGCGGCCAGGGGTAGGCCGGGCCGACCGCGCAGAGCCGCTGGACGACCGCCGCGTGAGGTGTGTCGACCACGCCTTGCGCGAACGACACGACCGTCAGGGACGGCACAAACGCCGTCAGCAATTCGTTGGGATGCAGCAGGAAATCCGGGTTGCGCGGGCGGCCGAATTGCTCGTTGCCCCGGGCGAAGGTTTCGTAGAGCAGCACCCCATCCTCCGCCAACGCGCCCAGCAGGTGGGCAAACAGCGGGCGATGCAGGTAATGGCTGACCAGAATGGCGTCGAAACGCTGGCCAGCCAGTGGCCACGGCGCCCCTTCGAGGTCGGCCGTGAGCGTGGTGATGCCCGGCGTGCCGGCCAGCGTCGCTAGCGCCTGCGGGTCCCGGTCCACCGCCAGCACCGGGTGACCAAGCGCCGTCAGTGCGCGGGCGTGGCGCCCATAGCCGCATGCCAGATCGAGCACGTGGCCGCCGGCACGAATCAGGCCGAAATGGCCGGCGAGCCACGGCGATGGCCGGGACGCCTGCGGGTTGGAGGTGGGAAAACGCTCGTCCATGGCGGCTCAGATCGCGACGTTGACGAGCGTCGGGCGCAGGATGTCCAGCACCACCCTGGGGTCGAGGCCGACCAGGTAGCCGCGCTTGCCGCCGTTGATGTAGATGCGCGGCAGCTCGGCGATTGTCTGCTCCATATACACCGGCATCGCCTTGCGCGTGCCGAAGGGCGAGGTGCCGCCGACTATGTAGCCCGAGTGCTTGTTGGCGGTATCGGGCGTGCAGGGCACGATGGTTTTCACGCCGATCAGGCGCGCGAGATTCTTGGTCGAGACTTCGCGGTCGCCATGCATCAGCACCACCAGCGGCCGCTTGGCGTCGTCCTCCATGACCAGCGTCTTGACCACGGCGTGCTCATCGACACCGAGCTCGCGTGCGCTGACCGTGGTGCCGCCATGCTCCTCGTATTCGTAGAGATGGTCGGTAAACGCCGCCTTGTGCTGGCGCAGCACGCGCACGGCGGCGGTGACGGGAACCTTGTCCTGCGACATGTGGCCGGCCCTTACTGGCGACGCCAGGTGGTGCCCTGCGAGCCGTCTTCGAGAATCACGCCGGCAGCCTTCAGCTCGTCGCGGATGCGGTCGGATTCGGCCCAGTTCTTGTTCTTGCGGGCGTCGAGGCGCTGCGCGATCAGCGCGTCGATCTGTTCGTTGCTGAGGCCGTCGGCCGAGCCCGCCTGCAGGAAGGCCTGCGGATCGCGTTGCAGGAAGCCGAGCAGGCCGGCCAGAGCCTTGAGCAGGCCGGCTTCGGCGGCCGATTGCGTGCGGTTCACCTCGTTGGCCAGTTCGAACAGCACTGATACCGCTTCGGGCGTGGCGAAGTCGTCGTTCATCGCGGCCTGGAAGCGCTTGGCGTATTCGTTGCTCCAGTCGATCTCGACCGCAGCTGCAGGCACGTTCTTGAGCGCCGTGTAGAGGCGCGTCAGCGCGTGCTTGGCGTCGTCCAGATGGACGTCGGAATAGTTGAGCGGGCCGCGGTAGTGCGTGCGCAACATGAGGAAGCGCACGACTTCGGCATCGTACTGGGCCAGCACGTCGCGGATCGTGAAGAAATTACCGAGCGACTTCGACATCTTCTCGTTGTCGACGTTGAGGAAGCCGTTGTGCATCCAGTAGTTGACATAGGTATGGCCGTGCGCGCCCTCGGCCTGGGCAATTTCGTTCTCGTGGTGCGGGAACTGCAGGTCCTGCCCGCCACCGTGGATGTCGAAATGCTCGCCCAGGTGATGGCAGCTCATCACCGAGCATTCGATGTGCCAGCCGGGGCGGCCTGCGCCCCAGGGGCTGTCCCAGGACGGCTCGCCCGGCTTCGATGCCTTCCACAGCACGAAATCGAGTGGGTCGCGCTTGTGCGGGTCGACATCGACGCGCTCGCCCGCGCGCAGGTCGTCGAGCGATTTGCCCGACAGCTTGCCGTAGCCCGCGAAGCCATGCACCGAGTAGTAGACGTCGCCGTTGTCGGCCGGGTAGGCGAGGCCGTTGGCGATCAACTGCTCGATCATCGTGATCATGCCCTGCACATGCTGGGTGGCGCGCGGCTCGTGGTCGGGTTTTTGCACGCCGAGCGCGGCGGCGTCTTCGTCCATGTACTGGATGAAACGGCCGGTCAGCGCCTCGATGGTTTCCTGGTTTTCCGCCGCGCGCTTGATGATCTTGTCGTCGATGTCGGTGATGTTGCGTACATAGTTGACCGCGTAGCCGCTGGTGCGCAGCCAGCGCTGCACCATATCGAACACCACCATGACCCGTGCGTGGCCAAGGTGACAGTAGTCGTACACCGTCATGCCACACACGTACATATTGACCTTGCCGGGCGTGATCGGGGTAAAGACTTCTTTCTGGCGGGACAGCGAGTTGTGGATGTGGAGCATGGTGTTCCTTGAGCGGCTATTCTGTAACGGAGCCGGGCGATGATGGTGCCGGGCCGGTCTCGTATTCTAGCAAATCTTGCCGTCTTGCTTGAACGCCGGCCGCAATTGGGCATGTTCCTTGCTGGACTAAAACTTCTCTGGGCTTGATCCAGGTAAAAATGTGGTGACCGGGTTCTGTTAAGATCGAGGGAACGATATGACATACAGGAGCGGCGCATGGGCCCGCACTATCTGAGTTGTTTGTTTGCGCCGGGATCGGTGGCGGTGATTGGCGCGAGTGAGAGCGCCGGTTCGCTCGGCGACGTGGTGACGCGCAATCTGCAGGCTGCCAAGTATCAGGGCAAGATCTACGCGGTGAACAAGCATCACCGCACCGTGCACGGGCTACCCGTGCACCATCATGTGCAGGATATCGACGGGCCGGTGGACCTGGCCGTCATCGCCACACCGGGCGAAGTGCTCGCCGATGTGGTGGCCGATTGCGTGAAGAAGCGCGTCAAGGCCGCGGTGATCCTGTCGCAGGGCCTGATCATGGCCGACCACGAGCATGCCCAGGCGCTCAACCGGGCGCGTGAGTTGGCGCGCAAGGGCGGGCTCAGGCTGCTGGGGCCCAATCTGTTCGGCATCATGCGGCCGGCGCTGGGGCTCAACGCCACGGACTATGTCGGTGCCATCAGGCCGGGCAACCTGGCGCTCGTGTCGCAATCGACGGCGCTGTCCACGGCAATCCTCGACTGGGCCGAGACCAACGACGTGGGCCTGTCCAGCGTCGTGTCGCTGGGCGCGACGGTGGACGTGGATTTCGGTGAGGTGCTCGATTTCCTCGTCAACGACCCGCAGACGCGCGGCATTCTGCTCTACATCGAGGGCATCCGCGACGCGCGCGTGTTCATGAGCGCCTTGCGCGCCGCCTCGCGCACCAAGCCGGTGATCGTGATCAAGGCCGGGCGCAATGGCATGGTGCTGCAAAGCCCGCATACGCACAGCGGCGCCATGGTGGGGCGCGATGATGCGTTCGAAGCGTGCATCCGCCGTGCCGGCGCGGTGCGCGTGCGCAGCGTGGCCGACCTGTTTGCCGCCGCGCGCGTGCTGACCTCCAACTACCGCGCCACCGGGCCGCGCCTGGCCATCATCACCAATGGCGCCGGGCCCGGCGTGATGGCGGCCGATCGCATGTCGGACCTGCACGTGCGCATGGCCAAGCTCAAGGATGAGACCATCGCCCAGCTCGACAAGGCGCTGCCGGCATCCTGGTCGCGCGCCAATCCGGTCGATATCATTGGTGACGCGCCGCCCGAGCGCTTTGAAGCCGCAACGCGCGCCTGCCTGGCCGACGGCAACGTCGACGGCGTGGTGGTCATCTACACCCCGCAAATCCATACCGACGCCGAGGCTACGGCCCGCGTCATGGCCAAGCTGCGAGGCGAGTTTAACAAGCCGCTGCTGCTGGTTTGGATGGGGGAAGGCAAGGTGCAGGCCGCGCGGCGGGTGTTTGCCGAGCACAAGCTCGCCCATTACCGTACGCCTGAGAACGCAATCGAGGTGTTCTGGGCGCTGGCCGTCTACCAGCGCAACCAGAAGCTGTTGCTGCAGGTGCCCGGGCCGCTCGCCCACAAGGAAGACCCGCCACAGCTCGACGAGGCGCGGGCGCTGATCGACCGTGTGCTCGATTCCGGGCGGCAGGTCATGGCGAGCCACGAGGCGCTGCAGCTGCTGTCGTATTTCCATATCCCGATCGCGACCAGCATCCCGGCGGAGAATCAGGACCAGGCCGTGGCGATCGCCGAGCAGCTCGGCTACCCGGTGGCGCTCAAGATCAACTCGACCGACATCCTCTACAAGACCGACGTCAACGGCGTGGTGCTCGGCCTCAAGAATGCCGAGGCGGTACGCGACGCGTTTCGCCTGATCGTCGACGGCGCGCGCCTGCGCCGGCCCGACGCCAAGATCAACGGCGTCACCGTGCAGCCGATGGTGCGCCTGCGCCATGGCCGCGAGCTGATGGTCGGCGTCACGCACGACCCGGTGTTCGGGCCGCTGGTGGCGTTTGGCTCTGGCGGCATCACGGTCGAGATCATCAACGACCGCATGGTGGCGTTGCCGCCGCTCAACGATTTCCTGGCCGAGAAGATGATCCAGGGCACCCGCGTCAGCCGCCTGCTACACGAGTTCCGCAATCTGCCTGCGGCACGTATCGATGCCGTGAAGAGTGTGCTGCTGCGCGTCTCGGAAATGGTGTGCGAGCTGCCGCAGATCCGCGAGATGGACATCAACCCCTTCCTCGCCGACGAGAACGGGGTCGTGGCGCTCGACGCGCGCATCGTGCTGGCCCCGTATTCGACGATGGGCGGGCGCTACGGCCACATGGCGATCCACCCTTACCCGGCCGATCTGATCTCGGCCGCTACGCTGAAGGATGGCACGATCGTCAACGTCCGCCCGATGCGCCCGGAAGACGCGGAGCTGCAGCAGATCTTCGTGCGCGGCCTGTCCGAGGAATCGCGCTACAACCGCTTCATGAACACCATGAAGCAGCTGCCCGACAGCTTGCTGATACGCCTCACCCAGCTCGACTACGCGCGTGAGCTCGCGCTGATCGGCTATATCGTGGACGAGAACGGCCAGGAGCGGCAGATCGGTGTCAGCCGCTTTGCCGCCAACCCCGATGGCGAGTCGTGCGAGTTCGCGCTGGTGGTAGCGGACGACTGGCAGGGCAAGGGGGTGGGCTCGCTGTTGATGAACCGGCTATTCGACGCGGCGCGGCTCAAGGGGCTCAAGGTCATCGAAGGGGAAATCTTCGCCGCCAACAGCAATATGCTCAAGCTGATGGAAAGGCTCGGTTTTGCGATCCGCAACCATGAGGAGGACGCGGCGTTGCGTCGCGCCATCAAAACCCTGTAAAAAAAGTGGAGG
Coding sequences within it:
- a CDS encoding GNAT family N-acetyltransferase, with product MGPHYLSCLFAPGSVAVIGASESAGSLGDVVTRNLQAAKYQGKIYAVNKHHRTVHGLPVHHHVQDIDGPVDLAVIATPGEVLADVVADCVKKRVKAAVILSQGLIMADHEHAQALNRARELARKGGLRLLGPNLFGIMRPALGLNATDYVGAIRPGNLALVSQSTALSTAILDWAETNDVGLSSVVSLGATVDVDFGEVLDFLVNDPQTRGILLYIEGIRDARVFMSALRAASRTKPVIVIKAGRNGMVLQSPHTHSGAMVGRDDAFEACIRRAGAVRVRSVADLFAAARVLTSNYRATGPRLAIITNGAGPGVMAADRMSDLHVRMAKLKDETIAQLDKALPASWSRANPVDIIGDAPPERFEAATRACLADGNVDGVVVIYTPQIHTDAEATARVMAKLRGEFNKPLLLVWMGEGKVQAARRVFAEHKLAHYRTPENAIEVFWALAVYQRNQKLLLQVPGPLAHKEDPPQLDEARALIDRVLDSGRQVMASHEALQLLSYFHIPIATSIPAENQDQAVAIAEQLGYPVALKINSTDILYKTDVNGVVLGLKNAEAVRDAFRLIVDGARLRRPDAKINGVTVQPMVRLRHGRELMVGVTHDPVFGPLVAFGSGGITVEIINDRMVALPPLNDFLAEKMIQGTRVSRLLHEFRNLPAARIDAVKSVLLRVSEMVCELPQIREMDINPFLADENGVVALDARIVLAPYSTMGGRYGHMAIHPYPADLISAATLKDGTIVNVRPMRPEDAELQQIFVRGLSEESRYNRFMNTMKQLPDSLLIRLTQLDYARELALIGYIVDENGQERQIGVSRFAANPDGESCEFALVVADDWQGKGVGSLLMNRLFDAARLKGLKVIEGEIFAANSNMLKLMERLGFAIRNHEEDAALRRAIKTL